In Halorhabdus rudnickae, the following proteins share a genomic window:
- a CDS encoding mechanosensitive ion channel family protein, producing MTSVGSTFAQLREFLSQLSTVEWRVAASASVVTLALLVGVVIVPFVVRQLRRTVNRRLLGGWLTNAVDVVEESLPTTLGRLTVRTMQLAVVIAEVLALLIIWDLLTPIESLIESSGLSMELVVQLLLTAILAGVVYVVADQYKQAIGRIGSQASWMSDHQQEIVVRVGQIVILLFGGLLALGLWGVELQGLLVGAGFLGIVVGLAARQTLGSLIAGFVLMFSRPFTIGDWVEIGGKEGVVTDITIINTRLENFDGEVVVIPNDKVSNEAIVNRSKRGVLRLKVDVGIDYESDPERAKSVALEAIKQVDSVADGPPPQIVPKNFGDSAVVLELRFWIDHPTPPRKWNAVSGVVTGVKEAFEREGIKIPFPQRELSGRAETGGFQVGESTGKTVTPRADDPDD from the coding sequence ATGACCAGTGTCGGCTCCACGTTCGCGCAACTCCGAGAGTTTTTATCTCAACTCTCGACAGTCGAGTGGCGCGTGGCGGCCAGTGCGAGCGTGGTCACCCTCGCGCTCCTCGTGGGGGTGGTGATCGTCCCGTTCGTCGTTCGACAGCTTCGTCGGACCGTGAATCGACGACTGCTCGGCGGATGGCTCACGAACGCCGTCGACGTCGTCGAGGAGTCCCTTCCGACGACACTCGGCCGACTCACTGTTCGGACCATGCAGCTCGCAGTGGTGATCGCGGAGGTACTTGCTCTGCTAATCATCTGGGATCTTCTCACTCCGATCGAGTCACTGATCGAGTCGAGCGGGCTGTCGATGGAACTCGTCGTGCAGTTGCTGCTCACCGCGATACTGGCGGGCGTGGTTTACGTCGTCGCCGACCAGTACAAACAGGCCATCGGACGGATTGGGAGCCAGGCGTCCTGGATGAGCGATCACCAACAGGAGATCGTCGTCCGGGTCGGCCAGATTGTCATCCTGCTGTTCGGTGGGCTGCTCGCGCTGGGTCTCTGGGGCGTCGAACTTCAGGGACTGCTCGTCGGGGCAGGCTTCCTCGGGATCGTCGTCGGGCTCGCCGCCCGCCAGACGCTCGGCTCGCTGATCGCCGGCTTCGTGTTGATGTTCTCCCGACCGTTCACGATCGGCGACTGGGTCGAGATCGGCGGCAAAGAGGGTGTCGTCACCGACATCACGATCATCAACACCCGCCTGGAGAACTTCGACGGCGAGGTGGTCGTCATCCCCAACGACAAGGTCAGCAACGAGGCGATCGTCAACCGCAGCAAGCGCGGCGTCCTTCGGCTCAAGGTCGACGTGGGTATCGACTACGAGAGCGATCCCGAACGCGCCAAATCCGTCGCCCTGGAAGCGATCAAGCAGGTGGATTCGGTCGCCGACGGGCCACCGCCCCAGATCGTGCCGAAAAACTTCGGCGATTCGGCGGTCGTTCTGGAGCTGCGTTTCTGGATCGATCACCCGACGCCGCCGCGGAAGTGGAACGCCGTCTCCGGTGTCGTCACCGGGGTCAAAGAAGCCTTCGAGCGTGAGGGGATCAAGATCCCATTCCCCCAGCGGGAACTCTCCGGGCGGGCCGAAACCGGCGGCTTCCAGGTCGGGGAATCGACCGGCAAAACTGTCACACCGCGGGCGGACGATCCGGACGACTGA
- a CDS encoding homoserine kinase codes for MLTARAPATSANLGSGFDVFGIAFERPADVVRVERAEQTTIEVTGAGSQYIPEDPEKNTVGAVVDALDAPARIEIDKGIRPASGLGSSASSAAAAAVALNELYDRGLSRKELVPIAAEGEAVVSGDAHDDNVAPAILGGFTIATPDGITQIDASVSLVACLPEIVVSTRDARRVVPTETSVDQLVETVGNAATLTSGMHRDDPELVGRGMEDSVVTPARAKLIDGYDSVREQALDAGATGVTISGAGPAVLAVCRSSDQRAVASAMLDAFDGANVDARTYQTRIGDGATLY; via the coding sequence ATGCTGACGGCGCGGGCACCGGCGACGAGCGCGAATCTCGGAAGTGGCTTCGACGTTTTCGGGATCGCATTCGAGCGACCCGCTGACGTCGTTCGCGTCGAGCGTGCCGAGCAGACAACCATCGAGGTGACCGGTGCCGGCAGCCAGTACATCCCGGAAGATCCCGAAAAGAATACTGTGGGTGCCGTCGTCGACGCGCTCGACGCGCCCGCCCGGATCGAGATCGACAAGGGCATCCGACCGGCGTCGGGCCTGGGATCGTCCGCTTCCAGTGCCGCTGCCGCCGCAGTCGCGCTGAACGAACTCTACGATCGCGGGCTCTCACGGAAGGAACTCGTTCCGATCGCCGCCGAGGGCGAGGCCGTCGTCTCCGGAGATGCACACGACGACAACGTCGCCCCGGCGATTCTCGGTGGCTTCACGATCGCGACGCCGGACGGCATCACGCAGATTGACGCCTCGGTTTCGCTGGTCGCCTGTCTCCCGGAGATCGTCGTCTCGACCCGTGACGCCCGCCGGGTCGTGCCCACCGAGACGTCTGTCGACCAACTCGTCGAGACCGTCGGCAACGCAGCGACCCTCACCAGCGGGATGCACCGCGACGATCCCGAACTCGTGGGACGAGGGATGGAAGACAGCGTCGTCACACCGGCCCGGGCGAAGCTGATCGATGGATACGATTCGGTCCGCGAGCAGGCGCTCGACGCCGGGGCGACCGGGGTCACGATCAGCGGCGCCGGTCCGGCCGTCCTGGCAGTCTGTCGATCGAGCGACCAGCGAGCGGTCGCTTCGGCCATGCTCGACGCCTTCGACGGAGCGAACGTCGATGCCCGGACCTACCAGACGCGGATCGGCGACGGCGCAACGCTTTACTGA